CTGCCCCGGCACGGCGCCTCGCTGCCGGTCGCGATCGCGGTCTCCTGCTCCGCCGACCGGCAGGCGAAGGCGAAGATCACCGCCGAGGGCGTCTTCCTGGAGCAGTTGGAGAAGGACCCGGCGCGGTTCCTGCCGGACACCACCGACGAGCACCTCGCCGAGAGCGCCCGGAGCGCGGGCGACGCGGCCGACGTGGTCCGGGTCGACCTCAACCGCCCGATGGACGAGGTGCTGGCCGAGCTGACCAAGTACCCGGTCAAGACCCGGCTCTCGCTGACCGGTCCGCTGGTGGTGGCGCGCGACATCGCCCACGCCAAGATCAAGGAGCGGCTGGACGCGGGCGAGGAGATGCCCGCGTATCTGAAGGACCACCCGGTGTACTACGCGGGTCCGGCGAAGACCCCCGAGGGGTACGCCTCGGGGTCCTTCGGGCCGACGACCGCCGGACGGATGGACTCCTATGTGGAGCAGTTCCAGGCGGCGGGCGGCTCCAAGGTGATGCTGGCGAAGGGCAACCGGAGCAAGCAGGTCACCGACGCGTGCGCGGCGCACGGCGGCTTCTACCTGGGTTCGATCGGCGGCCCCGCGGCGCGGCTCGCGCAGGACTGCATCAAGAAGGTCGAGGTCGTCGAGTACGAGGAGCTGGGCATGGAGGCGGTCTGGCGGATCGAGGTGGTGGACTTCCCGGCGTTCATCGTGGTGGACGACAAGGGGAACGACTTCTTCACCGAGCCGGCGCCCGCGCCCACCTTCACTTCCATCCCGGTGCGCGGCCCCGGGCTCGGCTGAGCCACCGGTCGTCGCCGAGCCGCGGACCGGCGCGGGGCCCGGGGTGTGCGCCGTGCACGCCCCGGGCCCCGCGCCGTCCGCCCCCGCCCGCGCTCAGACGAAGCGCTGGTTCGCCGCCCCCGAGCAGGGCTGGAGCCGCAGCGCGTCCCGGGCGGAGGCGTGGGTGAGGCACAGCCCCCGGGCCGCGTCGGGCCGGATGGTGCCCGCGTCCCGGACGAAGCGCTGGTTGGGGCTGCCGGAGCAGTCCCACACCACCAGGGCGGCCCCGGCCCGGTAGTCGCTCCGGGGCACGTCGAGACAGCGGTCCTGGGTCAGCTCGGTGTGGAGGGAACCGCTCGCCGGGTCCTGCCACCAGCCCTGGTTCCGCCCGCCGTGGCAGTCCCAGCCGAGGACGGCCGTGCCGTTGCGGGTGACGGAGGCGTCGACGTCGGCGCAGCTCCCGGTCGCCGCGTTGCGCAGCGGTCGGTAGAGGTCGTCCCAGGCGCCCGCCCGCAGCACCGGACGGCCGTCGGAGCCGGCCTCGGCGCAGCTCGCCTCGCGCAGCGAGGAGGCGTGGAGCTGGGTCAGACAGGAGGCGAAGGCCGCGTGGCCCCGGGCGTTGGGGTGGAAGGACTGGCGGACGGAGTTGGAGTCCGGCGGGAAGTGGCCCAGGTCGATGTAGAGGCCGCGGACCCAGGCGTCCTCCGTGCAGACCTCATGGCCCTGGAACAGCCGTGAGTTGTCGAGATAGACCGCGCCGGTGGAACGGGCGGCCTCGCGCATGCCGCGCTGGAAGGCGGGCACGGCGGTGTTGCGGCCCCAGACGGTGTCGGAGTCGTAGCCCATGCCGCCGCAGATCAGTTTGCCGGGGAACTTCGGGTTGTCGCGGAAGTCGGGTCCGATGGGGCTGGGGTAGCCCATGACGACGAGTTTGTAGTCGCCGTCGGCGTACCCGGCGTTCCGCATGACGGTGCGCAGATCGCGGACGGTGGACTCGACCTTGGGGACGAGCCGGTCGACGCGGGCCTGCCAGCCGGGGGCGTACTTGGGCTCGCAGGGGCCCTGGAGGGTGACGAAGCGGACCACGCAGTCGGTCATGACCGGGCCGAACTGGAGGTCGTCGTTGGCCCCGGCGACGAGGAGCACCATCCTGATGCGGGTGTTGCGGGCCTTGATGGCGAGGCTGTCGCTCTGGACGAGCTCGTCGGCGTACTGCCGGTCGCCGCCGATCTTGATGTTGCCGGTGTACG
The nucleotide sequence above comes from Streptomyces clavuligerus. Encoded proteins:
- a CDS encoding ricin-type beta-trefoil lectin domain protein, whose protein sequence is MTPTRNRFRALAAVAAGALTAGLLGLTAPAAALAGEAPPAASSGAPRPAALPLTPELEAIRAAEAVRLYGSPAERPFAERKTGLISLGDSEISGEGVGTYEPGTDGPDNWCHRSPDAAIHRTGIAADVTYNVSCSGAYTGNIKIGGDRQYADELVQSDSLAIKARNTRIRMVLLVAGANDDLQFGPVMTDCVVRFVTLQGPCEPKYAPGWQARVDRLVPKVESTVRDLRTVMRNAGYADGDYKLVVMGYPSPIGPDFRDNPKFPGKLICGGMGYDSDTVWGRNTAVPAFQRGMREAARSTGAVYLDNSRLFQGHEVCTEDAWVRGLYIDLGHFPPDSNSVRQSFHPNARGHAAFASCLTQLHASSLREASCAEAGSDGRPVLRAGAWDDLYRPLRNAATGSCADVDASVTRNGTAVLGWDCHGGRNQGWWQDPASGSLHTELTQDRCLDVPRSDYRAGAALVVWDCSGSPNQRFVRDAGTIRPDAARGLCLTHASARDALRLQPCSGAANQRFV